The following proteins are co-located in the Vigna unguiculata cultivar IT97K-499-35 chromosome 9, ASM411807v1, whole genome shotgun sequence genome:
- the LOC114162737 gene encoding UPF0235 protein C15orf40 homolog isoform X2 → MPPAKKGKAKAEPRVTPPPEKPNNFPSCIRCVPPSSVAVTIHAKPGSKSASVTDISDEAVGVQIDAPARDGEANAALLDFFSSVLGVKRRQVSLGTGSKSRDKTVIVEDVTQQYVFDALDKVSKQ, encoded by the exons ATGCCGCCGGCGAAGAAGGGAAAAGCAAAGGCGGAGCCTAGGGTAACGCCGCCGCCGGAGAAACCTAACAACTTTCCGTCTTGTATTCGCTGCGTGCCTCCTTCCTCCGTCGCCGTAACCATCCACGCCAAACCTGGTTCCAAATCTGCGTCCGTAACCG ATATTAGCGATGAAGCGGTGGGAGTGCAAATTGACGCACCTGCCAGGGATGGCGAAGCAAATGCGGCTCTTCTCGATTTCTTCAGTTCT GTTTTAGGTGTGAAACGTAGACAGGTCTCTCTAGGCACAGGTTCTAAGTCGAGAGATAAAACGGTGATCGTGGAAGATGTAACTCAGCAGTATGTTTTTGATGCTCTGGATAAAGTCTCGAAGCAGTAG
- the LOC114162235 gene encoding probable serine/threonine-protein kinase WNK7 isoform X1 — protein MSLAGTESSEEGTGLLEPPDPNIVEIDPTNRYIRYKDVIGQGAFKTVYKAFDEINGLEVAWSQIHIDEVLQSPGGPDRLYSEVHLLKSVKHDNILTFHNSWIDDKHRTMNLITELFTSGNLRQYSKKHRKVDMKAVKGWARQILNGLNYLHSHNPPIMHRDLKCDNIFINGHRGEVKIGDLGLATLLKQTNAKSVIGTPEFMAPELYDEHYNELVDIYSFGMCMLELVTSEYPYSECRNSAQIYKKVSSGIKPVALSKLKNLEVKSFIEKCLVPASQRLSAKELLMDNFLQVTGSLKNRRLPLPDIVLPKYGAYENRCLMSEGPASTRIRSISMDLGDATEQPLTTLLYNSVDSIVDSADDVLPSPCVEIRRLKEGDIFFLKGEQNDQKSVSLVLRIADQSGRARNIHFIFYINSDTAISVSSEMVEQLELAEHNVKFIAELIDLLLTTLLPDWKPCVPIDHLVTCNGKSSQQSQQTRSSRDSIQIVSGGGPGLPISRRRSRDRVSRDRVSRDRVSRDRVSRDIVISEKVLSNTSISLQGDAKIDDSCSETSQTGATFDFNEKHFSTVSFMSAKSGFTDFDLHRVNSQTSLVSEFEASSEYRNFPRAESYGTMKFFNYPMNAPPSFNEAEDELRTELEMIEQQYQEAIRDLSKRRYQAITEARRKVSQKFPNFK, from the exons ATGAGTTTGGCAGGAACAGAAAGCTCAGAGGAGGGGACAGGCCTTCTAGAACCTCCTGATCCCAATATTGTTGAAATTGATCCTACTAATCGCTACATTAGG TATAAAGATGTTATCGGCCAAGGAGCTTTCAAGACTGT TTACAAGGCATTTGATGAAATTAATGGACTTGAAGTTGCATGGAGCCAAATTCATATTGATGAGGTATTACAGTCACCTGGTGGCCCAGATAGGCTGTACTCAGAAGTGCATCTCTTGAAGTCAGTTAAGCACGATAACATCTTGACTTTCCATAATTCTTGGATTGATGATAAGCACAGGACTATGAACTTGATTACTGAGTTATTCACCTCAGGGAACCTCAGACA GTACAGCAAGAAACACAGGAAGGTTGACATGAAGGCTGTTAAAGGATGGGCAAGGCAAATTTTAAATGGTTTAAATTATCTTCACAGTCACAACCCACCTATTATGCATAGGGACCTGAAGTGcgataatatatttatcaatggtCACCGAGGAGAAGTTAAAATTGGAGATCTAGGGTTGGCAACTCTATTAAAACAAACTAATGCCAAGAGTGTAATTG GAACCCCGGAGTTCATGGCACCTGAACTGTATGATGAACATTATAATGAATTAGTGGACATATATTCTTTTGGGATGTGCATGCTTGAGTTGGTTACGTCTGAATATCCTTACAGTGAATGTAGAAACTCAGCTCAGATATACAAGAAAGTTTCATCT GGCATAAAGCCTGTTGCTCTTTCCAAACTCAAAAATCTAGAAGTAAAATCATTTATTGAGAAATGCCTTGTCCCAGCGTCTCAAAGATTGTCAGCAAAGGAGCTTTTGATGGACAATTTTCTGCAAGTGACTGGTTCATTGAAGAATCGTCGTCTACCATTACCAGATATCGTTCTCCCTAAATATGGAGCCTATGAAAATCGTTGTCTTATGTCAGAAGGTCCTGCTAGCACGCGTATTAGATCCATTTCAATGGATCTTGGTGATGCCACCGAGCAACCATTAACCACTTTACTTTATAATTCTGTTGATTCTATTGTTGATTCTGCTGATGATGTTTTGCCTTCTCCTTGTGTTGAGATAAGAAGGTTAAAGGAAggtgacattttttttctaaaaggtGAACAGAATGATCAAAAGTCTGTGTCATTAGTTCTCCGCATAGCTGATCAAAGTG gaCGGGCAAGAAATATCCATTTCATATTCTACATCAACAGTGATACTGCGATTTCAGTTTCAAGTGAAATGGTTGAGCAACTTGAACTGGCTGAGCACAATGTTAAATTCATAGCAGAGTTGATCGATCTATTATTGACCACATTGCTTCCTGATTGGAAACCTTGTGTACCAATTGATCATTTAGTTACTTGTAATGGTAAATCATCTCAACAAAGTCAACAAACACGAAGCTCAAGAGATTCCATCCAAATTGTGTCTGGAGGTGGTCCAGGTCTCCCAATCTCACGTAGAAGATCAAGAGACAGGGTGAGCAGAGACAGGGTGAGCAGAGATAGGGTGAGCAGAGATAGGGTGAGCAGAGATATTGTCATTTCTGAGAAGGTTTTATCTAACACAAGCATTAGCCTTCAAGGAGATGCAAAGATAGACGACTCTTGTTCTGAGACGTCACAAACTGGTGCAACATTTGACTTCAACGAAAAGCATTTTTCTACAGTTTCATTCATGTCTGCTAAATCAGGATTTACAGACTTTGACTTGCACAGAGTTAATAGTCAAACCTCACTTGTATCTGAATTCGAGGCGTCGTCCGAGTATAGGAATTTTCCACGTGCGGAAAGCTATGGTACCATGAAATTCTTTAACTACCCCATGAATGCTCCCCCCTCCTTCAATGAAGCTGAGGATGAGTTGAGAACAGAGTTAGAGATGATTGAACAACAATATCAAGAAGCAATTAGAGATTTATCAAAAAGAAGATATCAGGCCATTACTGAGGCTAGGAGGAAGGTGTCACAGAAATTTCCAAACTTTAAATAA
- the LOC114163139 gene encoding uncharacterized protein LOC114163139, protein MGASTSSEQNVSEEQNEAESVAASTGAFPMLEKAFSKLANPETNVVSLENLQQRFNLAREGRSCSGSNVPDSLTVMLDHLGSTLVNQFFVPDKEGINWVEFVKSYNKCCSRVSSSVSLNMLLRVFVAVSESANVPTHLEFESGDTDCKINGHLFPRDVFLLLALCWALSWGSRNLKGEGNPSLPDLSHLVLSVITSCGQVEGAFDVWDCDISSLEVQLPAGKFVTWVMSTVPCLPDCLRLYFDARLQMAANDGVELASPNSSSAGDISSIAAHHYLLTQGRAWAISITNKSRVSEEISGAFISNGSGIDDNLIYRSSTHGRGLGRFWSHVEGYKGPLLILISASSGEPREGNSVDRKWVIGALTHQAFESKDIFYGNSGWLYSIGPVFHVFPPIGKEKNFVYSHLRPTGKVYQPHPKPVGLAFGGTPGNERIFIDQDFAKVTVRHHSVDKTYRSASLFPDQGFLPVEGIISEIEVWGFGGKEAREVQNSYKKREELFTEQRRKVDLKTFANWEDSPEKMMMDMMSDPNAVRREDR, encoded by the exons ATGGGAGCGTCCACTTCATCGGAGCAGAATGTTTCGGAGGAACAGAACGAGGCGGAATCCGTCGCAGCCTCTACCGGAGCTTTTCCAATGCTTGAGAAAGCTTTCTCCAAGCTCGCCAATCCCGAAACAAACGTCGTTTCTTTGGAAAATCTACAG CAACGCTTTAATTTGGCTCGAGAAGGTCGAAGTTGTTCCGGAAGCAACGTGCCAGATTCGTTAACGGTGATGTTGGATCACCTAGGCTCAACCCTAGTGAATCAATTTTTTGTGCCCGATAAAGAAGGAATAAACTGGGTTGAATTTGTTAAGAGTTACAACAAGTGCTGTTCGAGGGTGTCCTCGTCGGTGTCGCTAAACATGCTCTTGAGAGTATTCGTGGCTGTCTCAGAAAGTGCGAATGTACCTACTCATTTGGAGTTTGAATCGGGGGATACTGATTGTAAGATTAACGGCCACCTTTTTCCTAGGGACGTGTTTTTGCTTCTTGCCCTGTGTTGGGCTCTGTCGTGGGGTTCCAGAAACTTGAAGGGGGAAGGGAATCCAAGCCTACCGGATCTGAGTCATTTGGTGTTGTCAGTGATCACATCGTGTGGTCAAGTTGAGGGTGCTTTCGATGTGTGGGATTGTGATATCTCGAGCTTGGAGGTTCAGCTTCCTGCAGGGAAGTTCGTAACGTGGGTTATGAGTACCGTCCCCTGCCTCCCCGATTGCTTGAGACTGTATTTTGATGCTAGACTGCAAATGGCAGCAAATGATGGG GTTGAATTGGCATCCCCTAATTCCTCCTCTGCTGGAGATATTTCATCAATAGCTGCACATCATTATCTTTTGACCCAAGGAAGGGCATGGGCAATTTCTATCACCAACAAAAGTAGAGTAAGTGAAGAGATTTCCGGCGCATTTATAAGCAATGGAAGTGGAATTGATGATAACCTTATTTATAG GTCATCCACTCATGGAAGAGGCCTTGGCCGATTTTGGTCCCATGTTGAAGGTTACAAAGGTCCTTTGTTAATTTTGATATCTGCAAGTTCAGGAGAACCTCGTGAAGGAAATTCTGTTGATAGGAAATGGGTTATAGGTGCTCTAACACATCAAGCTTTTGAAAGTAAAGATATCTTCTATGGAAACTCTGGATGGTTATATTCTATTGGCCCAGTGTTTCACGTGTTTCCACCTATTG GTAAGGAAAAGAATTTTGTTTATAGCCACTTGCGTCCTACTGGTAAAGTTTACCAACCGCACCCAAAGCCAGTTGGTCTTGCATTTGGAGGAACTCCGGGAAATGAAAGAATATTTATAGATCAAGATTTTGCAAAAGTGACTGTTCGCCATCATTCTGTTGACAAAACTTACCGGAGTGCGTCCCTCTTTCCAGATCAG GGTTTCCTACCCGTTGAGGGTATAATTTCAGAAATTGAAGTTTGGGGATTTGGAGGGAAAGAAGCGAGGGAAGTGCAGAACTCTTACAAAAAGAGAGAAGAACTTTTCACCGAGCAAAGAAGAAAA GTTGACTTGAAGACCTTTGCAAATTGGGAGGATTCACCTGAGAAAATGATGATGGACATGATGTCGGATCCAAATGCTGTTCGAAGGGAAGACCGCTGA
- the LOC114162235 gene encoding probable serine/threonine-protein kinase WNK7 isoform X2 encodes MNLITELFTSGNLRQYSKKHRKVDMKAVKGWARQILNGLNYLHSHNPPIMHRDLKCDNIFINGHRGEVKIGDLGLATLLKQTNAKSVIGTPEFMAPELYDEHYNELVDIYSFGMCMLELVTSEYPYSECRNSAQIYKKVSSGIKPVALSKLKNLEVKSFIEKCLVPASQRLSAKELLMDNFLQVTGSLKNRRLPLPDIVLPKYGAYENRCLMSEGPASTRIRSISMDLGDATEQPLTTLLYNSVDSIVDSADDVLPSPCVEIRRLKEGDIFFLKGEQNDQKSVSLVLRIADQSGRARNIHFIFYINSDTAISVSSEMVEQLELAEHNVKFIAELIDLLLTTLLPDWKPCVPIDHLVTCNGKSSQQSQQTRSSRDSIQIVSGGGPGLPISRRRSRDRVSRDRVSRDRVSRDRVSRDIVISEKVLSNTSISLQGDAKIDDSCSETSQTGATFDFNEKHFSTVSFMSAKSGFTDFDLHRVNSQTSLVSEFEASSEYRNFPRAESYGTMKFFNYPMNAPPSFNEAEDELRTELEMIEQQYQEAIRDLSKRRYQAITEARRKVSQKFPNFK; translated from the exons ATGAACTTGATTACTGAGTTATTCACCTCAGGGAACCTCAGACA GTACAGCAAGAAACACAGGAAGGTTGACATGAAGGCTGTTAAAGGATGGGCAAGGCAAATTTTAAATGGTTTAAATTATCTTCACAGTCACAACCCACCTATTATGCATAGGGACCTGAAGTGcgataatatatttatcaatggtCACCGAGGAGAAGTTAAAATTGGAGATCTAGGGTTGGCAACTCTATTAAAACAAACTAATGCCAAGAGTGTAATTG GAACCCCGGAGTTCATGGCACCTGAACTGTATGATGAACATTATAATGAATTAGTGGACATATATTCTTTTGGGATGTGCATGCTTGAGTTGGTTACGTCTGAATATCCTTACAGTGAATGTAGAAACTCAGCTCAGATATACAAGAAAGTTTCATCT GGCATAAAGCCTGTTGCTCTTTCCAAACTCAAAAATCTAGAAGTAAAATCATTTATTGAGAAATGCCTTGTCCCAGCGTCTCAAAGATTGTCAGCAAAGGAGCTTTTGATGGACAATTTTCTGCAAGTGACTGGTTCATTGAAGAATCGTCGTCTACCATTACCAGATATCGTTCTCCCTAAATATGGAGCCTATGAAAATCGTTGTCTTATGTCAGAAGGTCCTGCTAGCACGCGTATTAGATCCATTTCAATGGATCTTGGTGATGCCACCGAGCAACCATTAACCACTTTACTTTATAATTCTGTTGATTCTATTGTTGATTCTGCTGATGATGTTTTGCCTTCTCCTTGTGTTGAGATAAGAAGGTTAAAGGAAggtgacattttttttctaaaaggtGAACAGAATGATCAAAAGTCTGTGTCATTAGTTCTCCGCATAGCTGATCAAAGTG gaCGGGCAAGAAATATCCATTTCATATTCTACATCAACAGTGATACTGCGATTTCAGTTTCAAGTGAAATGGTTGAGCAACTTGAACTGGCTGAGCACAATGTTAAATTCATAGCAGAGTTGATCGATCTATTATTGACCACATTGCTTCCTGATTGGAAACCTTGTGTACCAATTGATCATTTAGTTACTTGTAATGGTAAATCATCTCAACAAAGTCAACAAACACGAAGCTCAAGAGATTCCATCCAAATTGTGTCTGGAGGTGGTCCAGGTCTCCCAATCTCACGTAGAAGATCAAGAGACAGGGTGAGCAGAGACAGGGTGAGCAGAGATAGGGTGAGCAGAGATAGGGTGAGCAGAGATATTGTCATTTCTGAGAAGGTTTTATCTAACACAAGCATTAGCCTTCAAGGAGATGCAAAGATAGACGACTCTTGTTCTGAGACGTCACAAACTGGTGCAACATTTGACTTCAACGAAAAGCATTTTTCTACAGTTTCATTCATGTCTGCTAAATCAGGATTTACAGACTTTGACTTGCACAGAGTTAATAGTCAAACCTCACTTGTATCTGAATTCGAGGCGTCGTCCGAGTATAGGAATTTTCCACGTGCGGAAAGCTATGGTACCATGAAATTCTTTAACTACCCCATGAATGCTCCCCCCTCCTTCAATGAAGCTGAGGATGAGTTGAGAACAGAGTTAGAGATGATTGAACAACAATATCAAGAAGCAATTAGAGATTTATCAAAAAGAAGATATCAGGCCATTACTGAGGCTAGGAGGAAGGTGTCACAGAAATTTCCAAACTTTAAATAA
- the LOC114163140 gene encoding serine/threonine-protein kinase ATG1t, translating into MECEGKLREKLVKVVGVGKLCYLLKSKIGEGSYSLVWRAEQRQTGDDVAVKQVFLSKLNPRLKACLDCEINFLSSVNHPNIIRLLHFFQDDGCVYLVLEFCAGGNLASYIRSHGRVQQQTARKFMHQLGSGLRVMHSHGIIHRDLKPENILLSSHEDDAKLKIADFGLSRTVRPGEYAETVCGSPLYMAPEVLQFQRYDDKADMWSVGAILFEILNGYPPFNGKNSVQVLKNIISCNCLPFSQLILSGLDPDCLDICSKLLHLNPVERPSVDEFYWHSFLQRKVMRT; encoded by the exons ATGGAATGCGAAGGGAAATTGAGAGAGAAATTGGTGAAGGTGGTGGGAGTGGGAAAACTCTGTTATCTTCTGAAATCGAAAATCGGAGAGGGTTCATACTCCTTAGTGTGGAGAGCGGAGCAGAGACAAACCGGCGATGACGTGGCGGTGAAGCAGGTCTTTCTCTCCAAACTCAACCCTCGCCTCAAGGCTTGTTTGGATTGCGAGATCAACTTCTTGTCCTCTGTTAACCACCCCAATATTATTCGTCTTCTTCACTTCTTCCAG GATGATGGATGTGTGTACCTTGTCCTAGAGTTTTGTGCCGGAGGGAACCTAGCTTCCTATATTCGAAGCCATGGAAGAGTTCAACAACAAACGGCCAGAAAATTCATGCACCAGCTTG GCTCTGGTCTCAGAGTAATGCACTCTCACGGCATCATTCACAGAGACTTGAAACCGGAG AACATTTTGCTATCAAGCCATGAGGATGATGCAAAGCTAAAGATAGCCGATTTTGGTCTCTCGAG GACTGTGCGCCCAGGTGAATATGCTGAGACAGTTTGTGGTTCTCCGTTGTACATGGCTCCAGAAGTTCTTCAGTTCCAGAGATATGATGACAAG GCAGACATGTGGAGTGTTGGAGCTATTCTTTTTGAGATTCTAAATGGATACCCACCTTTTAATGGCAAAAATAGTGTTCAG GTGCTCAAAAACATCATATCCTGCAACTGTCTTCCATTTTCTCAACTTATTCTTTCAGGATTGGATCCGGACTGTCTTGATATTTGTTCAAAGTTACTACACTTAAATCCAG TGGAGCGCCCCTCTGTCGATGAATTTTATTGGCACAGTTTTCTACAAAGAAAGGTGATGAGAACATGA
- the LOC114162737 gene encoding UPF0235 protein C15orf40 homolog isoform X1, whose translation MPPAKKGKAKAEPRVTPPPEKPNNFPSCIRCVPPSSVAVTIHAKPGSKSASVTDISDEAVGVQIDAPARDGEANAALLDFFSSDIKKSRTQTSRIEWKIQIENTIKNIERNLTEAQDLSGGWIQAEKNAKKKEGRS comes from the exons ATGCCGCCGGCGAAGAAGGGAAAAGCAAAGGCGGAGCCTAGGGTAACGCCGCCGCCGGAGAAACCTAACAACTTTCCGTCTTGTATTCGCTGCGTGCCTCCTTCCTCCGTCGCCGTAACCATCCACGCCAAACCTGGTTCCAAATCTGCGTCCGTAACCG ATATTAGCGATGAAGCGGTGGGAGTGCAAATTGACGCACCTGCCAGGGATGGCGAAGCAAATGCGGCTCTTCTCGATTTCTTCAGTTCT GATATCAAGAAATCTCGAACACAGACAAGTAGAATCGAATGGAAGATTCAAATAGAGAAcactattaaaaatattgaaaggaACTTGACTGAAGCACAAGACCTCTCAGGTGGTTGGATTCAAGCAGAGAAAAACgccaaaaaaaaagaaggtcGAAGTTGA
- the LOC114162235 gene encoding probable serine/threonine-protein kinase WNK7 isoform X3 encodes MKAVKGWARQILNGLNYLHSHNPPIMHRDLKCDNIFINGHRGEVKIGDLGLATLLKQTNAKSVIGTPEFMAPELYDEHYNELVDIYSFGMCMLELVTSEYPYSECRNSAQIYKKVSSGIKPVALSKLKNLEVKSFIEKCLVPASQRLSAKELLMDNFLQVTGSLKNRRLPLPDIVLPKYGAYENRCLMSEGPASTRIRSISMDLGDATEQPLTTLLYNSVDSIVDSADDVLPSPCVEIRRLKEGDIFFLKGEQNDQKSVSLVLRIADQSGRARNIHFIFYINSDTAISVSSEMVEQLELAEHNVKFIAELIDLLLTTLLPDWKPCVPIDHLVTCNGKSSQQSQQTRSSRDSIQIVSGGGPGLPISRRRSRDRVSRDRVSRDRVSRDRVSRDIVISEKVLSNTSISLQGDAKIDDSCSETSQTGATFDFNEKHFSTVSFMSAKSGFTDFDLHRVNSQTSLVSEFEASSEYRNFPRAESYGTMKFFNYPMNAPPSFNEAEDELRTELEMIEQQYQEAIRDLSKRRYQAITEARRKVSQKFPNFK; translated from the exons ATGAAGGCTGTTAAAGGATGGGCAAGGCAAATTTTAAATGGTTTAAATTATCTTCACAGTCACAACCCACCTATTATGCATAGGGACCTGAAGTGcgataatatatttatcaatggtCACCGAGGAGAAGTTAAAATTGGAGATCTAGGGTTGGCAACTCTATTAAAACAAACTAATGCCAAGAGTGTAATTG GAACCCCGGAGTTCATGGCACCTGAACTGTATGATGAACATTATAATGAATTAGTGGACATATATTCTTTTGGGATGTGCATGCTTGAGTTGGTTACGTCTGAATATCCTTACAGTGAATGTAGAAACTCAGCTCAGATATACAAGAAAGTTTCATCT GGCATAAAGCCTGTTGCTCTTTCCAAACTCAAAAATCTAGAAGTAAAATCATTTATTGAGAAATGCCTTGTCCCAGCGTCTCAAAGATTGTCAGCAAAGGAGCTTTTGATGGACAATTTTCTGCAAGTGACTGGTTCATTGAAGAATCGTCGTCTACCATTACCAGATATCGTTCTCCCTAAATATGGAGCCTATGAAAATCGTTGTCTTATGTCAGAAGGTCCTGCTAGCACGCGTATTAGATCCATTTCAATGGATCTTGGTGATGCCACCGAGCAACCATTAACCACTTTACTTTATAATTCTGTTGATTCTATTGTTGATTCTGCTGATGATGTTTTGCCTTCTCCTTGTGTTGAGATAAGAAGGTTAAAGGAAggtgacattttttttctaaaaggtGAACAGAATGATCAAAAGTCTGTGTCATTAGTTCTCCGCATAGCTGATCAAAGTG gaCGGGCAAGAAATATCCATTTCATATTCTACATCAACAGTGATACTGCGATTTCAGTTTCAAGTGAAATGGTTGAGCAACTTGAACTGGCTGAGCACAATGTTAAATTCATAGCAGAGTTGATCGATCTATTATTGACCACATTGCTTCCTGATTGGAAACCTTGTGTACCAATTGATCATTTAGTTACTTGTAATGGTAAATCATCTCAACAAAGTCAACAAACACGAAGCTCAAGAGATTCCATCCAAATTGTGTCTGGAGGTGGTCCAGGTCTCCCAATCTCACGTAGAAGATCAAGAGACAGGGTGAGCAGAGACAGGGTGAGCAGAGATAGGGTGAGCAGAGATAGGGTGAGCAGAGATATTGTCATTTCTGAGAAGGTTTTATCTAACACAAGCATTAGCCTTCAAGGAGATGCAAAGATAGACGACTCTTGTTCTGAGACGTCACAAACTGGTGCAACATTTGACTTCAACGAAAAGCATTTTTCTACAGTTTCATTCATGTCTGCTAAATCAGGATTTACAGACTTTGACTTGCACAGAGTTAATAGTCAAACCTCACTTGTATCTGAATTCGAGGCGTCGTCCGAGTATAGGAATTTTCCACGTGCGGAAAGCTATGGTACCATGAAATTCTTTAACTACCCCATGAATGCTCCCCCCTCCTTCAATGAAGCTGAGGATGAGTTGAGAACAGAGTTAGAGATGATTGAACAACAATATCAAGAAGCAATTAGAGATTTATCAAAAAGAAGATATCAGGCCATTACTGAGGCTAGGAGGAAGGTGTCACAGAAATTTCCAAACTTTAAATAA